Proteins encoded within one genomic window of Theobroma cacao cultivar B97-61/B2 chromosome 7, Criollo_cocoa_genome_V2, whole genome shotgun sequence:
- the LOC18507245 gene encoding uncharacterized protein LOC18507245 isoform X1: MKMHLLLKFFLLDLILLSQIRGQKACLEEERLGLLDLKSFANKFHSDHSDLIFPSWVDDPESDCCVWQRGTCNSTTGRVIQLSLYNETRYAMNYCPRPSFWNHDKSEPLLWNISLFQRFKELRTLDLSYNEIDGWMQNQGSEGFLRLELLETLDLTCNNLGNNTLQSLRKLTSLKNLILRSNLLEGSFPVEELSVLESLETLDLSQNFVNGFPRMLVMVRLYLRRDAERRKRLLAMFKFYMEICRAVSSFLTLLSAASTLCTYRPRVRSYALDFATNREYVRRLVYDNDISCISQIRMNRVTFLKLCEMLESIGGLKSTKNMLVDEQVAIFLHIIAHHVKNRVISLNFRRSGESISRHFHNVLAAVLKLQEHLFRKPEPIPTNSTDNRWKWFKNCLGALDGTYIRVKVPSADKPRYRTRKGNIATNMLGVCTPDMQFVFVLPGWEGSVADGRVLRDALRRRNGLKVPNGCYYLVDAGYTNCEGFLAPYRGQRYHLNEWRQGHEPSSPEEFFNMKHAAARNVIERCFGLLKMRWGILRSPSFYPIRIHNRIIIACCLLHNFIRREMSFDPIEMDLGEYVETNIAVDEDFISTIDPTDVWGNFRMELANQMFNEWQASRQNDD; the protein is encoded by the exons ATGAAGATGCATTTACTTCTGAAGTTCTTTTTGCTAGATTTGATCCTTTTGTCTCAAATCCGTGGGCAGAAAGCTTGTTTGGAGGAGGAGAGGTTGGGTCTGCTAGATTTGAAGTCCTTTGCTAATAAATTTCATAGCGATCATTCAGACCTCATCTTCCCTTCATGGGTTGATGACCCAGAGAGTGACTGCTGTGTTTGGCAGAGAGGCACCTGCAACTCCACCACAGGACGCGTGATTCAACTCTCCCTCTATAATGAAACGCGATATGCTATGAATTATTGTCCTAGACCATCTTTTTGGAATCATGATAAATCAGAGCCGTTGCTTTGGAACATTTCCTTATTCCAGCGTTTTAAAGAGCTAAGAACTCTCGACCTATCTTACAATGAAATCGACGGTTGGATGCAGAACCAAG GTTCTGAAGGCTTCTTGAGGCTAGAGCTGCTGGAGACATTGGACCTTACTTGCAACAATTTAGGAAATAATACCCTACAATCTTTGAGGAAACTCACATCTCTTAAGAATCTGATTCTTCGTAGCAATCTCTTGGAAGGATCTTTCCCTGTTGAAG AACTATCGGTTCTTGAAAGCCTGGAGACATTGGATTTAAGTCAGAATTTCGTTAATGGCTTCCCAAGGATGCTCG tCATGGTTCGTTTGTATTTGAGAAGAGATGCGGAACGACGAAAAAGACTATTAgctatgtttaaattttatatggaGATTTGTCGTGCTGTTAGTTCATTCTTGACCTTATTGTCTGCAGCATCGACTTTATGTACTTATAGGCCAAGAGTAAGATCTTATGCATTAGATTTTGCTACAAATCGAGAGTATGTGAGGCGACTTGTGTATGATAATGATATTTCATGTATTTCACAAATTAGGATGAATAGGgttacttttttaaaattatgtgAAATGTTAGAAAGTATTGGAGGGTTGAAGTCAACAAAGAACATGCTTGTAGATGAGCAAGTTGCAATATTCTTACATATTATTGCTCATCATGTTAAGAATCGAgtaattagtttaaattttagaagGTCGGGTGAGTCAATTAGTCGGCACTTTCATAATGTTTTGGCTGCAGTCTTGAAATTGCAAGAACATTTGTTTAGAAAACCTGAGCCCATTCCAACAAACTCAACAGACAATCGGTGGAAGTGGTTTAAG AATTGTTTAGGTGCTCTAGATGGGACATACATCAGAGTTAAGGTGCCAAGTGCAGATAAACCTAGATATCGCACTCGTAAAGGGAATATTGCAACAAATATGTTAGGTGTATGTACACCTGACATGCAATTTGTCTTTGTTCTTCCTGGTTGGGAAGGGTCTGTAGCTGATGGCAGAGTTCTTCGAGATGCACTAAGGAGAAGAAATGGACTTAAAGTGCCTAATG GTTGTTACTATCTAGTTGATGCGGGCTATACAAATTGTGAGGGCTTTCTTGCACCTTATAGGGGTCAACGATACCATTTGAATGAATGGCGTCAAGGCCATGAACCAAGCAGTCCTgaagaattttttaatatgaaacaTGCTGCTGCTCGCAATGTTATAGAGAGATGTTTTGGGTTATTGAAAATGAGATGGGGTATTCTTAGGAGTCCATCATTTTATCCGATTAGGATACATAATAGGATTATTATAGCTTGTTGTTtgcttcataattttattaggaGGGAGATGAGTTTTGACCCTATTGAAATGGATTTAGGGGAATATGTTGAAACCAACATAGCAGTTGATGAGGATTTTATAAGTACTATTGATCCTACTGATGTTTGGGGTAATTTCAGAATGGAATTAGCAAATCAGATGTTCAATGAATGGCAAGCATCTAGGCAAAATGATGATTGA
- the LOC18507245 gene encoding uncharacterized protein LOC18507245 isoform X2, translating into MKMHLLLKFFLLDLILLSQIRGQKACLEEERLGLLDLKSFANKFHSDHSDLIFPSWVDDPESDCCVWQRGTCNSTTGRVIQLSLYNETRYAMNYCPRPSFWNHDKSEPLLWNISLFQRFKELRTLDLSYNEIDGWMQNQGSEGFLRLELLETLDLTCNNLGNNTLQSLRKLTSLKNLILRSNLLEGSFPVEELSVLESLETLDLSQNFVNGFPRMLVMVRLYLRRDAERRKRLLAMFKFYMEICRAVSSFLTLLSAASTLCTYRPRVRSYALDFATNREYVRRLVYDNDISCISQIRMNRVTFLKLCEMLESIGGLKSTKNMLVDEQVAIFLHIIAHHVKNRVISLNFRRSGESISRHFHNVLAAVLKLQEHLFRKPEPIPTNSTDNRWKWFKNCLGALDGTYIRVKVPSADKPRYRTRKGNIATNMLGVCTPDMQFVFVLPGWEGSVADGRVLRDALRRRNGLKVPNENNVHIFSTSFSKFKGNQKKMESS; encoded by the exons ATGAAGATGCATTTACTTCTGAAGTTCTTTTTGCTAGATTTGATCCTTTTGTCTCAAATCCGTGGGCAGAAAGCTTGTTTGGAGGAGGAGAGGTTGGGTCTGCTAGATTTGAAGTCCTTTGCTAATAAATTTCATAGCGATCATTCAGACCTCATCTTCCCTTCATGGGTTGATGACCCAGAGAGTGACTGCTGTGTTTGGCAGAGAGGCACCTGCAACTCCACCACAGGACGCGTGATTCAACTCTCCCTCTATAATGAAACGCGATATGCTATGAATTATTGTCCTAGACCATCTTTTTGGAATCATGATAAATCAGAGCCGTTGCTTTGGAACATTTCCTTATTCCAGCGTTTTAAAGAGCTAAGAACTCTCGACCTATCTTACAATGAAATCGACGGTTGGATGCAGAACCAAG GTTCTGAAGGCTTCTTGAGGCTAGAGCTGCTGGAGACATTGGACCTTACTTGCAACAATTTAGGAAATAATACCCTACAATCTTTGAGGAAACTCACATCTCTTAAGAATCTGATTCTTCGTAGCAATCTCTTGGAAGGATCTTTCCCTGTTGAAG AACTATCGGTTCTTGAAAGCCTGGAGACATTGGATTTAAGTCAGAATTTCGTTAATGGCTTCCCAAGGATGCTCG tCATGGTTCGTTTGTATTTGAGAAGAGATGCGGAACGACGAAAAAGACTATTAgctatgtttaaattttatatggaGATTTGTCGTGCTGTTAGTTCATTCTTGACCTTATTGTCTGCAGCATCGACTTTATGTACTTATAGGCCAAGAGTAAGATCTTATGCATTAGATTTTGCTACAAATCGAGAGTATGTGAGGCGACTTGTGTATGATAATGATATTTCATGTATTTCACAAATTAGGATGAATAGGgttacttttttaaaattatgtgAAATGTTAGAAAGTATTGGAGGGTTGAAGTCAACAAAGAACATGCTTGTAGATGAGCAAGTTGCAATATTCTTACATATTATTGCTCATCATGTTAAGAATCGAgtaattagtttaaattttagaagGTCGGGTGAGTCAATTAGTCGGCACTTTCATAATGTTTTGGCTGCAGTCTTGAAATTGCAAGAACATTTGTTTAGAAAACCTGAGCCCATTCCAACAAACTCAACAGACAATCGGTGGAAGTGGTTTAAG AATTGTTTAGGTGCTCTAGATGGGACATACATCAGAGTTAAGGTGCCAAGTGCAGATAAACCTAGATATCGCACTCGTAAAGGGAATATTGCAACAAATATGTTAGGTGTATGTACACCTGACATGCAATTTGTCTTTGTTCTTCCTGGTTGGGAAGGGTCTGTAGCTGATGGCAGAGTTCTTCGAGATGCACTAAGGAGAAGAAATGGACTTAAAGTGCCTAATG AAAACAATGTCCACATCTTCAGCACGAGCTTCTCAAAGTTCAAAGGgaaccaaaagaaaatggaatcaTCATGA
- the LOC18604319 gene encoding uncharacterized protein At2g29880: protein MLATKLPDANLKAKPHIESRIKTLKKEWAIIYDMVQGTHTSGFGWDDQRNMVVADDPVWEAYIHSHKEAAPFRRKSFPFFNELSIIYARDRATGKDAQTAVDILEEMQDCNDTINEEIECENLAGYNFEDEDFSNIQPQTSAPRSDTTSTRKRKRLNEMGDPITSESIIAAATILGENIKEAGIEFNRSVGAEVNIQQKAQELDGILSQVERLTAMERVLASIKLPESPTLMFVFLVLILIEDLNG, encoded by the exons ATGCTTGCAACAAAATTACCAGATGCAAACTTGAAGGCGAAGCCCCACATAGAGTCTAGAataaagactttgaaaaaagaaTGGGCTATTATATATGATATGGTGCAAGGGACACATACTAGTGGATTTGGGTGGGATGATCAAAGGAATATGGTTGTTGCTGATGATCCAGTATGGGAAGCTTACATACAT aGTCACAAGGAGGCTGCCCCTTTTAGAAGAAAGAGTTTTCCCTTCTTCAATGAGCTAAGTATAATTTATGCAAGAGATCGTGCAACAGGGAAAGATGCACAAACTGCAGTAGATATCCTTGAAGAAATGCAGGACTGTAATGATACAATCAATGAGGAAATTGAATGTGAAAACCTAGCTGGATATAATTTCGAGGATGAGGATTTCTCCAATATTCAACCTCAAACATCAGCTCCCAGAAGTGACACAACTTCAACAAGGAAGAGGAAAAGGCTAAATGAGATGGGTGATCCCATCACATCTGAATCAATTATTGCTGCTGCAACGATATTGGgtgaaaacataaaagagGCTGGAATTGAGTTTAACAGAAGTGTTGGGGCAGAGGTGAACATCCAACAAAAAGCTCAAGAGTTGGATGGGATTTTAAGTCAAGTAGAGAGATTGACAGCGATGGAAAGGGTTTTAGCTTCAATTAAACTTCCAGAATCTCCAACTcttatgtttgtgtttttagTATTGATCCTGATCGAAGACTTGAATGGCTGA